A single Brassica rapa cultivar Chiifu-401-42 chromosome A04, CAAS_Brap_v3.01, whole genome shotgun sequence DNA region contains:
- the LOC103863320 gene encoding uncharacterized protein LOC103863320 → MSLEEDVLVTLTEDEDYSAAIRNGRSLIGILLNPECQNMARMLRTMPKIWKIYERVRGIALSKESFQFIFDLETDIQTVMKHGFWTFDDWGMVIDRWMEFPPTDFLQKASVWIRLHKLPVNYLTLKTIRAVSNPIGHVKDIEFDPTKPHLQEYVRVRVIMDLQQPVRDSKLLNLPNGGNTTVDVEYERVRKKCFHCFRLSHEKQRCPLVKAQKNVGASAAEKGKAIAISPVIHRQHNHDLVGSLMPLLAPSVPPGFAPKSIVAPEVFEQMQLYMNCTDPEERRIREFKMKMALQDLSMNP, encoded by the coding sequence ATGTCTCTTGAGGAAGATGTTCTGGTGACTCTCACTGAGGATGAGGATTACAGTGCGGCGATTCGGAATGGAAGGAGCTTGATAGGGATACTTTTGAACCCGGAATGTCAAAACATGGCGCGTATGCTCCGTACGATGCCAAAGATCTGGAAAATCTATGAACGAGTGAGAGGGATAGCTCTATCAAAggaaagttttcagttcatATTTGACTTGGAGACTGATATACAGACGGTGATGAAGCACGGTTTCTGGACTTTCGACGACTGGGGAATGGTAATAGATCGTTGGATGGAATTTCCACCGACGGACTTTCTGCAGAAGGCTTCAGTGTGGATACGTCTACACAAATTACCGGTGAACTATCTGACTCTGAAAACCATAAGAGCAGTCTCAAACCCCATTGGTCATGTGAAGGACATTGAGTTTGATCCGACAAAACCTCATCTCCAAGAATATGTGAGAGTGAGAGTGATTATGGATCTCCAACAACCAGTAAGAGATTCTAAGCTGTTAAATCTGCCTAATGGAGGAAATACCACAGTGGACGTGGAATATGAAAGAGTGAGAAAGAAGTGCTTCCACTGTTTCAGACTGTCACATGAGAAGCAGAGATGCCCTCTGGTTAAGGCCCAGAAAAATGTTGGAGCCTCTGCAGCAGAGAAAGGAAAAGCTATTGCGATATCACCTGTGATCCATCGCCAACACAACCATGACTTAGTAGGGTCGTTAATGCCTCTTCTGGCACCATCAGTCCCTCCGGGTTTCGCCCCCAAATCCATTGTCGCGCCAGAGGTGTTTGAGCAGATGCAGCTCTACATGAACTGTACGGATCCAGAGGAAAGACGTATTAGAGAATTCAAGATGAAAATGGCGCTGCAAGATCTCTCAATGAACCCTTGA
- the LOC103863321 gene encoding uncharacterized protein LOC103863321: MKNNIPSLTDSGGVEHTSEEAKGDIAVQYFTELFTSSRPSDATELLRDFVPRVTERMNENLTKPVTDAEIKKAAKAIKSDSSPGAYGMTGHFFQKFWPIIGPQITLEVKRFFVEGVIPQDWNFTQLCLLPKKPNPSLMTDLRPISLCAVSYKIVSSILCARLKGILPLLVSPTQGAFVAGMLISDNLLTAHEMVHGLKTNPNCKTDYIAIKTDMSKAYDRVEWNFLETLFLKMGFANKWIQWIMGCIRSVTYTVLMNGQTYGKISPERGIRQGDPLSPFLFILCAEALVHVMNRAELEGNITGMRLTKHCPSIQHLLFADDSLFLCKATLKECSNFLHCLDLYGKASGQEINFHKSSITFGAAIDPVMKRVISELLEIENEGSAGSYLGLPECFSGSKQKLLAFISEKLGKRLSGWYAKTLSLGGKEVLLKSIAMALPVYAMSCFRLTKHHCQKIMSAMAAFWWNESSDKRKIHWVSWPKLCTSKKSGGLGFRDIEDFNQALLAKQAWKLLNEPDSLLARVYKGRYYANKDFLECGKGYRPSYAWRSILFGRELLVKGLIKSIGNGRSTSVWSENWIMDSTPRRPVHRQLLFDVSLKVSELIDNLGNWNIERLVELFPPNEVQRIKLMTPGVVDDCYVWAFSRHGAYTVKTGYDLIMRAKNVPADQISPEEQSRVLLKRRVWKISTIPKIRMFLWRAVSGALAVADRLNSRGLGVDAICKICHHHAETINHVLFQCSMANETWAETGMVLPPETIQRSLEENLSYIFDLMEDNGSNESLVRSIPWWNNGSSLTNLNCELQRRELEWSIATSGVHQMMGSLSATYMRIGGTHHCIWIARDQTGNVSHHARDAIVHAPDRMVAEFRCIIWAITDLRDLGVKKVIMASDYYEVVEAIKAPSRWPRYRDLLQRIMGFKGTFDSLEFEGEKAVANSVTRDIAKSVLRNGRFQSYLAMGGPAWLHDRIARDAVRSDV, translated from the exons atgaaaaataatatccCGAGTCTTACTGATTCTGGTGGAGTGGAGCATACTTCTGAAGAAGCAAAAGGTGATATAGCTGTACAATACTTCACAGAACTCTTCACATCTTCTAGACCATCTGATGCCACTGAGTTACTGCGAGATTTTGTGCCGAGGGTAACAGAGCGTATGAATGAAAACCTGACCAAGCCAGTTACTGATGCGGAGATAAAGAAAGCAGCAAAAGCAATCAAGAGTGATAGCTCTCCTGGGGCATATGGCATGACAGGGCATTTTTTCCAGAAGTTCTGGCCTATCATCGGTCCTCAGATTACCTTAGAAGTAAAGCGTTTCTTTGTGGAAGGGGTTATTCCTCAAGACTGGAACTTCACTCAGCTTTGCTTGTTACCAAAGAAACCAAATCCCTCTCTCATGACAGACCTTCGACCTATCAGTCTATGCGCAGTCTCGTATAAGATCGTCTCTAGTATTTTATGTGCTCGGCTGAAAGGTATTTTGCCTTTATTGGTTTCGCCTACTCAAGGGGCCTTTGTGGCGGGAATGCTGATCTCCGATAACTTGTTGACAGCTCATGAGATGGTACATGGTTTAAAGACCAACCCAAACTGCAAAACGGACTACATTGCAATCAAAACGGACATGTCCAAAGCGTATGACAGAGTGGAATGGAATTTCTTGGAGACATTGTTCCTGAAAATGGGTTTTGCTAACAAGTGGATTCAATGGATTATGGGATGCATTCGTTCGGTTACCTACACGGTTCTTATGAATGGACAGACGTATGGCAAGATCTCACCAGAACGTGGCATAAGACAGGGCGACCCCTTATCTCCCTTCTTATTTATACTTTGCGCAGAGGCCTTAGTTCATGTGATGAACAGAGCAGAACTAGAGGGTAATATCACAGGAATGCGACTTACAAAGCACTGCCCATCCATCCAACATTTATTATTCGCTGATGACAGTCTCTTTCTCTGTAAAGCGACCTTAAAGGAGTGCTCTAACTTCCTACATTGCCTGGACTTGTATGGAAAAGCATCAGGACAAGAGATCAACTTCCACAAATCGTCAATTACTTTTGGAGCTGCAATTGACCCGGTGATGAAACGTGTGATATCAGAATTGCTGGAGATTGAGAATGAAGGTAGTGCTGgttcctacttgggtctccctGAGTGCTTTAGTGGATCGAAACAGAAGCTGCTAGCCTTTATAAGTGAAAAACTTGGTAAAAGACTTAGTGGATGGTATGCCAAAACGCTTTCCCTTGGGGGAAAGGAGGTACTACTAAAGTCAATTGCCATGGCTCTTCCTGTTTATGCTATGTCTTGTTTTCGGTTAACCAAGCATCACTGTCAAAAGATCATGAGCGCGATGGCGGCTTTTTGGTGGAATGAAAGTAGTGACAAGAGGAAAATACATTGGGTGTCTTGGCCAAAACTATGTACATCAAAAAAGAGCGGTGGTTTAGGATTTCGTGACATTGAAGACTTCAATCAAGCATTGTTGGCTAAGCAAGCTTGGAAGCTTCTGAACGAACCTGATAGCTTACTGGCACGAGTATACAAGGGCAGATACTACGCTAACAAGGATTTTCTAGAGTGTGGAAAGGGCTACAGACCATCATATGCTTGGAGAAGCATTCTTTTTGGACGAGAGCTTCTGGTGAAAGGCTTGATTAAATCGATTGGCAACGGAAGGTCTACGTCAGTTTGGAGTGAAAATTGGATCATGGATAGTACCCCTCGTCGCCCTGTTCATCGTCAACTTCTGTTTGATGTTTCATTGAAAGTCTCAGAGCTTATTGACAATTTGGGGAACTGGAATATTGAGAGACTAGTGGAGTTATTTCCCCCAAATGAAGTCCAACGAATCAAACTAATGACTCCAGGAGTAGTGGATGATTGTTACGTTTGGGCTTTCTCAAGACATGGAGCTTATACTGTCAAAACGGGATATGATTTGATCATGAGAGCTAAAAATGTCCCTGCTGATCAGATCTCACCGGAGGAACAATCTCGGGTACTTTTAAAGAGAAGAGTTTGGAAGATTTCCACCATCCCTAAGATTCGGATGTTCCTCTGGAGAGCCGTCTCAGGTGCTTTAGCGGTTGCGGATAGATTAAACTCTAGAGGTCTCGGAGTGGACGCTATTTGCAAGATATGTCATCATCACGCAGAAACCATCAATCATGTACTCTTTCAGTGCTCAATGGCTAATGAGACATGGGCAGAGACAGGTATGGTGCTTCCGCCTGAGACAATCCAGCGATCCTTGGAAGAGAACCTTTCATACATATTTGACTTGATGGAGGACAACGGAAGCAATGAATCTTTAGTCCGCTCTATACCTTGG TGGAACAATGGTTCCTCTTTAACAAACCTCAACTGCGAACTACAGAGGAGAGAGCTAGAATGGAGCATAGCGACAAGTGGTGTCCACCAGATGATGGGATCATTAAGTGCAACATACATGCGAATTGGAGGAACGCATCATTGCATATGGATTGCAAGGGATCAGACCGGGAATGTCTCTCATCATGCACGAGACGCGATCGTCCATGCTCCTGACCGAATGGTAGCTGAGTTTAGATGCATCATATGGGCTATAACAGATTTACGAGATCTAGGAGTGAAAAAAGTGATAATGGCGTCAGACTATTATGAAGTAGTGGAAGCTATTAAAGCCCCGTCTCGATGGCCCCGTTATAGAGACCTTTTGCAAAGAATCATGGGGTTTAAAGGAACTTTTGATAGTTTGGAGTTTGAAGGAGAAAAAGCTGTTGCTAACAGTGTAACCCGAGATATAGCAAAGAGTGTTCTGCGAAATGGACGGTTTCAATCATATTTGGCAATGGGAGGACCTGCATGGCTTCATGATCGGATTGCCAGAGATGCTGTTAGAAGTGACGTTTGA
- the LOC103863002 gene encoding dirigent protein 17 isoform X2, producing MDNTGIIKQEAPPPLPLEIFEIPGEPAVVINGVPDEPQTDSMIAKDEPKPATVGCGEWLEGREVRKFFLGQYYSGTVTKFDKGTGWYMVEYEDGDSEELDWSELEEVLLPMDTKNSNTNGFGYCGEKINLKHKTSEAFSKTVKAPYQAHRPKKLIVVIDDPLTVGPEITSEEVGRAQGMYASADQKSFGLFVAFNLVFTKGEFAGSTASLYGRNPVMSKVREMPIIAGTGAFRFGRGYAQARTFTFNTTSGNAVVEYNVYIWH from the exons ATGGACAACACCGGGATCATTAAGCAAGAAGCACCACCGCCTCTTCCTCTTGAGATCTTTGAGATACCGGGAGAGCCTGCGGTTGTTATCAACGGTGTCCCTGACGAGCCTCAAACAGATTCTATGATAGCCAAAGACGAACCAAAACCCGCCACTGTAGGATGTGGAGAATGGCTTGAAGGTAGAGAAGTTCGGAAGTTTTTCTTGGGTCAGTACTATTCCGGTACGGTGACAAAGTTCGACAAAGGCACTGGGTGGTACATGGTTGAGTATGAAGATGGGGATTCTGAAGAACTTGACTGGTCTGAGCTAGAAGAAGTGCTTCTACCTATGGAT ACCAAGAACTCCAACACAAATGGGTTTGGTTATTGTGGAGA aaaaattaatttaaaacacAA AACATCGGAAGCTTTCTCAAAAACAGTGAAGGCACCATATCAAGCACATAGGCCGAAGAAGCTAA TTGTAGTCATTGACGATCCATTGACCGTTGGACCCGAGATCACCTCAGAGGAAGTAGGGAGAGCCCAAGGGATGTACGCATCGGCCGACCAGAAGAGTTTCGGTTTGTTTGTGGCTTTTAACTTGGTGTTCACAAAGGGTGAGTTTGCCGGTAGCACGGCGTCGTTATATGGTCGGAATCCGGTAATGTCGAAGGTGAGAGAGATGCCGATCATCGCAGGCACGGGTGCTTTCAGGTTCGGAAGAGGATATGCACAGGCCAGGACTTTTACTTTCAATACTACGAGTGGAAATGCTGTGGTTGAGTACAATGTCTATATTTGGCACTAA
- the LOC103863004 gene encoding putative metal tolerance protein C3, whose protein sequence is MDLVDTDSAGAGNKRHIWHTLQYKRSPLAIAIDIDIDVLDCILTFSFPLLISTGLTKFIIQGSIHFKFRLVLDFKKFKLSSKRIFWKFKSEIEVDSMETPLLSSNDVEAEVHKPKFTGLVSTMKSNFFTELPQKLRSHIDPEDPFDIDVSKAVGLKRDEKDYYERQIATLKSFEEVESFVARSQDYVIDEKIQEEDRAERAAQEIAMQISNWANIFLLSLKTYATIKSGSIAIAASTLDSLLDLMAGGILWFTHISMKNINIYKYPIGKLRVQPVGIIIFAAVMATLGFQVLLVAAEKLITNEPSETMSHDQLIWLYSIMLTATAIKLVLWIYCRSSRNNIVRAYAKDHYFDVVTNVLGLVAAVLGNAYYWWIDPSGAIVLAIYTIVNWSGTVMENAVSLIGQAAPPEVLQKLTYLVLRQGADNIKRVDTVRAYTFGVLYFVEVDIELPEDLPLKEAHAIGESLQIKLEELPEVERAFVHLDFECSHKPEHSVLSTIPNDL, encoded by the exons ATGGATCTCGTGGATACGGATAGCGCGGGAGCGGGAAACAAAAGACATATATGGCACACCTTGCAAT ACAAGCGTTCACCGTTAGCCATAGCCATTGACATTGACATCGACGTATTAGATTG TATTCTgactttttcttttcctttgttGATTTCCACAGGATTGACAAAGTTTATAATCCAGGGTTCTATACACTTTAAATTTCGGCTCGTTTTGGATTTTAAGAAGTTTAAGCTGTCAAGTAAAAGAATTTTTTGGAAGTTCAAGTCAG AAATTGAGGTCGATTCTATGGAAACACCGTTGCTTTCGTCAAACGATGTTGAGGCTGAAGTTCACAAACCGAAGTTTACGGGTTTGGTTTCTACAATGAAATCAAACTTTTTCACGGAATTGCCTCAAAAGCTTCGATCTCACATCGATCCGGAAGACCCTTTTGACATTGATGTCTCCAAAGCTGTAGGCCTCAAAAGAG ATGAGAAGGACTACTACGAACGACAAATAGCAACACTAAAATCTTTTGAGGAAGTAGAAAGTTTTGTAGCTCGATCACAAGATTATGTCATAGATGAAAAAATCCAAGAAGAAGATCGAGCTGAGAGAGCTGCACAGGAGATAGCCATGCAAATCTCCAACTGGGCTAACATTTTTTTACTTTCTCTCAAG ACATATGCTACTATAAAGAGTGGATCAATAGCAATTGCAGCATCGACACTTGACTCTTTGCTTGATCTAATGGCGGGAGGAATACTTTGGTTCACACATATATCAATGAAGAACatcaatatttacaaatatCCCATTGGAAAGCTTAGGGTGCAACCAGTTGGAATCATCATTTTCGCTGCGGTTATGGCCACTCTtg GGTTTCAAGTGCTGCTTGTGGCAGCTGAGAAATTGATTACAAATGAACCTTCAGAAACAATGAGTCATGACCAATTGATATGGTTATATTCAATCATGCTAACCGCAACCGCTATTAAACTTGTTTTGTGGATCTACTGCAGAAGTTCAAGAAATAATATCGTCCGTGCATATGCAAAG GATCATTACTTTGATGTGGTGACAAACGTTCTTGGATTGGTTGCGGCTGTTCTTGGGAATGCTTACTATTGGTGGATTGATCCGTCTGGTGCAATTGTGTTAGCCATATACACTATTGTCAATTGGTCTGGGACCGTTATGGAAAATGCtg TTTCATTGATTGGACAAGCAGCTCCTCCAGAAGTATTGCAGAAGTTAACATACTTAGTATTGCGACAAGGTGCGGATAACATCAAACGTGTTGATACTGTTCGTGCCTATACATTTGGTGTTCTTTACTTTGTTGAG GTGGATATAGAGCTTCCAGAAGATTTGCCATTGAAAGAAGCTCATGCAATTGGTGAATCATTGCAAATAAAGCTCGAAGAACTACCAGAAGTGGAAAGAGCTTTTGTTCATCTTGATTTCGAGTGTAGTCACAAGCCTGAACACTCTGTTCTTTCAACAATTCCAAACGATTTATGA
- the LOC103863005 gene encoding E3 ubiquitin-protein ligase SINAT2, translating into MAPGGSALKEVLESNSTGMDYEVKTTKVEVSNSNNSKSTKSGGAGTGKYGMHSNNGVYELLECPVCTNLMYPPIHQCPNGHTLCSNCKARVQNTCPTCRYELGNIRCLALEKVAESLEVPCRYQSLGCHDIFPYYSKLKHEQHCRFRPYACPYAGSECLVTGDISTLVVHLKDDHKVDMHDGCTFNHRYVKSNPHEVENATWMLTVFNCFGRQFCLHFEAFQLGMAPVYMAFLRFMGDENEAKKFSYSLEVGAHGRKLTWQGIPRSIRDSHRKVRDSQDGLIIPRNLALYFSGGDRQELKLRVTGRIWKEE; encoded by the exons ATGGCTCCGGGAGGCAGTGCTTTGAAAGAAGTCCTTGAATCTAACTCAACAGGAATGGATTATGAGGTTAAAACAACGAAAGTGGAAGTTAGTAATAGTAATAACAGCAAATCTACAAAGTCTGGTGGTGCAGGAACTGGAAAATATGGGATGCATTCCAACAATGGTGTCTACGAGCTTCTTGAATGTCCAGTTTGTACAAACTTAATGTACCCTCCAATTCATCAG TGTCCAAATGGTCACACGTTATGTTCAAACTGCAAAGCGAGAGTGCAGAACACGTGCCCTACATGTCGCTACGAGCTTGGTAACATAAGATGCTTAGCTCTCGAGAAAGTTGCAGAGTCATTGGAAGTTCCATGCCGGTACCAGAGTTTGGGGTGTCATGACATCTTCCCTTACTACAGCAAGCTTAAGCACGAGCAGCATTGCAGGTTTAGGCCTTACGCTTGCCCTTATGCTGGCTCTGAGTGTTTGGTTACAGGTGATATCTCCACGCTAGTTGTTCATCTTAAAGATGATCATAAAGTCGATATGCATGACGGCTGCACTTTCAACCACCGTTATGTGAAATCAAATCCACATGAAGTCGAAAATGCTACATGGATGCTTACG GTGTTCAACTGTTTTGGGAGGCAGTTCTGTTTACACTTTGAGGCTTTCCAGCTAGGGATGGCTCCAGTGTACATGGCATTTCTTCGTTTCATGGGAGATGAAAACGAGGCAAAGAAGTTCAGTTACAGCTTGGAAGTAGGAGCCCATGGACGTAAACTAACATGGCAAGGGATCCCTAGAAGCATCCGTGACAGTCACAGGAAAGTCCGTGACAGTCAAGACGGTCTCATCATCCCAAGAAACCTCGCACTCTACTTCTCTGGAGGTGATAGGCAAGAACTCAAGTTGAGGGTAACCGGTCGAATCTGGAAAGAAGAGTAA
- the LOC103863008 gene encoding uncharacterized protein LOC103863008 isoform X2, with the protein MTIELSQLMGGSPNGVALQTGEGSERGNEDLKMCENGEGGATGDGVTDKVTSKTSGGGAGDGNFFDCNICLDVSKEPVLTCCGHLYCWLCLFQWLNISEAKECPVCKGEVTSKTVTLIYGRGNHKREVVEECLDTKIPMRPHARRIESLRNTIQRSLFTIPMEEMIRRIQSRFDRDSTLVPDASKRVHDRANSILNRLMTSRGVRSEHNQASAAAASSEDIDLNPNIAAPDLEGETTNTRFYPLLIRRQLQSHRVARMSNFTSALSSAERLVDAYFRTHPLGRSYHQELHHHFPVVVDDRNSFSSIAAVMNSESQVDTAVEIDSMVTLSTSSSRRRNENGSRASDVDSADSRPPRRRRFT; encoded by the coding sequence ATGACTATAGAGTTAAGCCAGTTGATGGGAGGCTCTCCAAACGGAGTTGCTTTGCAGACTGGTGAGGGTAGTGAAAGAGGCAATGAAGATCTGAAAATGTGTGAGAACGGTGAGGGAGGAGCCACTGGGGACGGTGTAACAGATAAGGTGACTTCCAAAACCAGTGGCGGCGGCGCCGGAGATGGTAACTTCTTCGATTGTAATATATGTTTGGACGTGTCAAAGGAGCCGGTTCTCACTTGCTGTGGCCATCTTTACTGTTGGCTGTGTCTGTTCCAATGGCTAAACATCTCTGAAGCAAAGGAGTGTCCTGTCTGCAAAGGAGAGGTGACCTCCAAAACAGTGACACTGATCTACGGGCGTGGGAACCATAAAAGAGAAGTTGTTGAAGAGTGTTTAGATACAAAGATCCCTATGAGACCTCATGCAAGACGCATTGAGAGTTTGAGGAATACAATTCAAAGGTCGCTTTTTACTATACCAATGGAAGAGATGATTAGACGTATACAAAGTCGGTTTGATAGGGACTCAACCCTTGTCCCTGACGCATCAAAAAGAGTTCACGATCGAGCTAATTCGATTCTTAACCGGTTGATGACTTCTAGGGGAGTTAGATCAGAGCATAACCAGGCTAGTGCTGCAGCAGCATCATCAGAGGATATTGATCTGAATCCTAACATTGCTGCTCCTGATCTTGAAGGAGAGACCACCAACACGAGATTCTATCCTCTGTTGATCAGGAGACAGTTACAGTCACACAGAGTTGCAAGGATGTCGAATTTCACCTCTGCATTGAGCTCTGCTGAGAGGCTTGTTGATGCGTATTTTAGAACTCATCCATTGGGGAGGAGCTACCATCAGGAGCTGCACCATCATTTTCCTGTTGTGGTTGATGATAGAAATTCTTTCTCAAGCATTGCAGCTGTGATGAACTCTGAGAGTCAAGTGGATACTGCAGTTGAGATTGATTCAATGGTTACTCTTTCGACGTCTTCTTCGAGGAGAAGGAATGAGAATGGGTCGAGGGCTTCTGATGTAGACAGTGCTGATTCTCGCCCGCCTAGGAGAAGGAGGTTTACTTGA
- the LOC103863008 gene encoding uncharacterized protein LOC103863008 isoform X1, producing MGEELADTMNLDLNLGPGPESSDLHHALYETVNFADWSTEPPSVRSSDAVTRIRTRHRTRFRQLNLPIIPVLSETMTIELSQLMGGSPNGVALQTGEGSERGNEDLKMCENGEGGATGDGVTDKVTSKTSGGGAGDGNFFDCNICLDVSKEPVLTCCGHLYCWLCLFQWLNISEAKECPVCKGEVTSKTVTLIYGRGNHKREVVEECLDTKIPMRPHARRIESLRNTIQRSLFTIPMEEMIRRIQSRFDRDSTLVPDASKRVHDRANSILNRLMTSRGVRSEHNQASAAAASSEDIDLNPNIAAPDLEGETTNTRFYPLLIRRQLQSHRVARMSNFTSALSSAERLVDAYFRTHPLGRSYHQELHHHFPVVVDDRNSFSSIAAVMNSESQVDTAVEIDSMVTLSTSSSRRRNENGSRASDVDSADSRPPRRRRFT from the coding sequence aTGGGTGAAGAGTTAGCTGACACAATGAACCTGGATTTGAATCTAGGCCCTGGTCCTGAGTCGTCAGATCTCCACCATGCCCTATATGAAACTGTGAATTTCGCTGATTGGAGTACCGAGCCACCATCGGTTAGATCCTCAGACGCTGTGACAAGGATCAGAACCCGGCACAGGACAAGGTTCAGACAACTTAATCTCCCCATCATCCCGGTTCTGTCTGAAACCATGACTATAGAGTTAAGCCAGTTGATGGGAGGCTCTCCAAACGGAGTTGCTTTGCAGACTGGTGAGGGTAGTGAAAGAGGCAATGAAGATCTGAAAATGTGTGAGAACGGTGAGGGAGGAGCCACTGGGGACGGTGTAACAGATAAGGTGACTTCCAAAACCAGTGGCGGCGGCGCCGGAGATGGTAACTTCTTCGATTGTAATATATGTTTGGACGTGTCAAAGGAGCCGGTTCTCACTTGCTGTGGCCATCTTTACTGTTGGCTGTGTCTGTTCCAATGGCTAAACATCTCTGAAGCAAAGGAGTGTCCTGTCTGCAAAGGAGAGGTGACCTCCAAAACAGTGACACTGATCTACGGGCGTGGGAACCATAAAAGAGAAGTTGTTGAAGAGTGTTTAGATACAAAGATCCCTATGAGACCTCATGCAAGACGCATTGAGAGTTTGAGGAATACAATTCAAAGGTCGCTTTTTACTATACCAATGGAAGAGATGATTAGACGTATACAAAGTCGGTTTGATAGGGACTCAACCCTTGTCCCTGACGCATCAAAAAGAGTTCACGATCGAGCTAATTCGATTCTTAACCGGTTGATGACTTCTAGGGGAGTTAGATCAGAGCATAACCAGGCTAGTGCTGCAGCAGCATCATCAGAGGATATTGATCTGAATCCTAACATTGCTGCTCCTGATCTTGAAGGAGAGACCACCAACACGAGATTCTATCCTCTGTTGATCAGGAGACAGTTACAGTCACACAGAGTTGCAAGGATGTCGAATTTCACCTCTGCATTGAGCTCTGCTGAGAGGCTTGTTGATGCGTATTTTAGAACTCATCCATTGGGGAGGAGCTACCATCAGGAGCTGCACCATCATTTTCCTGTTGTGGTTGATGATAGAAATTCTTTCTCAAGCATTGCAGCTGTGATGAACTCTGAGAGTCAAGTGGATACTGCAGTTGAGATTGATTCAATGGTTACTCTTTCGACGTCTTCTTCGAGGAGAAGGAATGAGAATGGGTCGAGGGCTTCTGATGTAGACAGTGCTGATTCTCGCCCGCCTAGGAGAAGGAGGTTTACTTGA
- the LOC103863011 gene encoding probable plastid-lipid-associated protein 9, chloroplastic, with protein MALLQHCSVSATSAVRLSFSSSAPPRASLSLHPEKKSHSRRMICRAMVQEAAAQGIPSVYAREMERLSAKESLILAFNDAGGFEALVTGKITDLQKIDVNERITTLERLNPTPRPTTSPYLEGRWSFEWFGSNTPGSLAARVLFERFPSSFVSLSSMDIVIKDASTRATANVKLLNMIENKVILTSKLTVEGPLRMKEEYLEGMLESPTVIEEAVPEQLRGLLGQATTTLQQLPEPVKDTLANGLRIPLGGSYQRFFMISYLDDEILIVRDTLGVPEVLTRVETSSSSSVVENVEYNS; from the exons ATGGCACTCCTACAACACTGTTCCGTCTCCGCCACCTCCGCGGTTCGATTGAGCTTCTCATCCTCCGCACCACCAAGGGCTTCTCTCAGTCTTCACCCGGAGAAGAAGAGTCATTCCCGGAGAATGATATGCAGAGCTATGGTGCAAGAGGCGGCAGCTCAAGGGATCCCTTCGGTTTACGCCAGAGAAATGGAGCGTCTCTCCGCCAAAGAATCTCTCATCCTCGCC TTCAATGATGCTGGAGGCTTTGAGGCTTTAGTTACAGGGAAGATCACTGATCTACAAAAGATTGATGTGAACGAGAGGATAACAACTCTTGAGCGGCTTAACCCAACTCCTAGACCAACCAC GTCTCCTTACCTTGAAGGTAGATGGAGTTTTGAGTGGTTTGGATCCAACACTCCTGGTTCACTTGCTGCTCGTGTTTTATTCGA GAGGTTTCCTTCTTCATTTGTGAGTCTATCTAGTATGGACATTGTCATTAAAGATGCTAGCACAAGGGCCACCGCCAACGTTAAGCTGCTAAACATG ATAGAAAACAAAGTCATCCTGACGTCGAAACTGACAGTAGAAGGGCCTTTAAGGATGAAGGAAGAGTATCTAGAGGGAATGCTAGAGTCGCCAACTGTTATTGAAGAAGCAGTACCGGAACAGCTAAGAGGTTTGTTGGGTCAAGCTACCACTACGTTGCAGCAGCTTCCTGAACCTGTCAAGGATACTCTAGCCAATGGTCTAAGGATTCCACTTG GTGGATCTTACCAGAGATTCTTCATGATATCTTATCTAGACGACGAGATTCTT ATTGTAAGAGATACCTTGGGAGTGCCTGAAGTTCTAACGAGGGTTGAAACATCGTCTTCATCCAGCGTTGTAGAGAATGTTGAATACAACAGTTAA